Part of the Streptomyces sp. NBC_00457 genome, ACCGCGCTGGAGCTGCGCACGCTGGACCAGGAGACCCTGGAGCAGCACTACGGCGAGCACAAGGGCAAGCCCTTCTACGAGCCGCTGGTGGAGTTCATGGCCTCGGGTCCGGTTGTGGCCATGATCGTCGAGGGTGAGCGGGTCATCGAAGGGCTGCGTGCCCTGGCCGGTCCGACCGACCCGATCGCCGCCGCTCCCGGCTCCATCCGCGGTGACTACGGCGTGATCGTCCGGGAGAACCTGATCCACGCCTCCGACTCCGAGGAGTCCGCCGAGCGCGAGGTGAAGATCTTCTTCCCGGGCCGCTCCTGACCGTAGGCCCGTGCGTCACCGAGCCGTCACCTGAGGGCCCGTCAGTTCCGCCATGTCACCCTGCTTGACCTGGGACGGCTGGCTATTTCCCGCCGTCCCCCGGCATATGCGTGCCGATCGGGGGAACGAGAGCCCCCGATGGACCGTCTGAGGCAGCGAGGCGGCTCATCATCTGCTGACAATGGCGAAGACCCTCGCGCAGTGTTCGGGAAGGCGCGTCTACGATGGAAGCCTTCACGTCACAGCACCCACTTCGCCGTCCTGAAAAGCCCTCAAAAGCTCTG contains:
- the ndk gene encoding nucleoside-diphosphate kinase, translated to MTQRTLVLLKPDAVRRGLTGEIIGRIERKAGWRITALELRTLDQETLEQHYGEHKGKPFYEPLVEFMASGPVVAMIVEGERVIEGLRALAGPTDPIAAAPGSIRGDYGVIVRENLIHASDSEESAEREVKIFFPGRS